In Sphingobacterium sp. SYP-B4668, the sequence AAACAAGCGAATCTATATGCACAGCTCCCACTGAATCAAGGCAGCTTGTTGTTTGCTATTCAATACGTAGGTAAGACAACGCTTTCTTTTACGGAGATTAGTGCTAAGTTAGGCTTGGCTTTACAACGAATGCAACATGAAAGTCATCCGCTATATTTGGCAGAAAATAATTAGACCAATTTTAGGATTTTTATTTTTGACACTCATTCGAGCCTATCAACTCTTGCTATCCCCAATGTTGGGTGGTAGTTGTCGGTATAGTCCAACCTGTTCCCAATATGGGGTGGAGGCAATCCGTAAGCATGGACCGTTTAAGGGAGGATGGTTGACTATCAAAAGAATTTTAAGATGTAATCCTTGGGGTGGACATGGTCATGATCCAGTCCCGTAATAATCGGCGTAAATGAATAACAACTTTATCTTACAGATTGAAACAGCTACCCCTGTATGTTCGGTTGCCATAAGTAAAGGTGGCCAGATAATCGCTACAGTAGAGGCCTTAGCAGATAATATTCACGCATCGCATTTGACAGTATTTGTAGAACAGGTTCTTGAAAAGGTGTCCATCACTCTACATGATTTGTCGGCGGTGGCGGTGAGTATGGGACCGGGGTCATACACAGGGCTTCGGATCGGTGTTTCAGTCGCCAAGGGTTTGTGCTATGCTTTGGATATTCCATTGATAGCTGTTAATACTTTGTATGCGATGTATGATGGTTTCAAGGAACGCTTTTCTAGTGAAGATGGTGTTCATATCTTTTGTCCGATGATAGATGCCCGTAGAATGGAGGTATATTCTTGTATGGTTGATCAGGTAGGAGGAGATTTGGAGCCGATCGGAGCTAATATCATTGATGAGCATTCATTTGATGCTTGGATTAAAGCGGGTAAGCAGGTCCATTTGTTTGGCTCTGGTGCTGCTAAATTTGACGCCTTGTACAAGGAAGTAGAAAATCTAACGGTACACGATAATTTTTTGAATTCAGCAGCATTTCTAACCTCTAGAGCTACAATCAAACTGAGTCGGAAGGAGTTTGAAGATGTGGCATATTTTGAGCCATATTACTTAAAAGATTTTGTGGCAACAACACCTAAAAAGAAATAGTTACATCCATCTTTTTCTTTTAAACCAATAATAAATCAATACTGCTACAAATACCATTATCAGAAGTGATAGCGGGTAGCCATAATACCACTCCAACTCGGGCATATTCTTGAAATTCATCCCGTACACTCCAGCGATGAATGTTAGCGGCATGAAGAATACCGATATGATCGTCAAGGTGCGCATGATTTCGTTAGTGTGGTTGGACTCTATGTTGAAATATACGGAGAGGAGCTGACTAGTATTTTCACTAAGGTTACGATATAGTGTGGATGTCCGCACATAGAGGTCTCTCAGGTCTTGTGTATAAATATTCTTGTACTCAGGCATATGGAAGTAATCCACAATATCTTTGCACAGGGCCAATATATTTCGAATCACATCAATCTGCCGCTTAAGATAATACAGCCGTTTTAAGAAAGGTTTTCTCTTGCTGTGTAGGAAGACAATCTCCTCGTATTCATCTAGGCGTTCGTTGAGTTCTGTGATGACTAGATTCTCAAATGTTTTCAACGACTCCGAAGTGATGAAATTAATAAGGCTTTTTGTATTGCTGAATTTTTTGTTTGTGCGATCCGCCCTTTTTATGTTATTAAGGTATTGTATTTCATTGCGGTGTACCGTAATGATGAATTTTTCATTAAAGAATATGGAAACTCGGTCGGTAATCTCGGTCAATGTGTCTGAGGTCTCCTCAAATTTTTGAGGAATGGAACGAATGATTAAGAAATGATAAGTTTCGAATTCTTCTATTTTAGGAAGGTGCCCTACTTCAAGACAGTCTTTTATAGAAGCTTCATGAAGATTGTATTGAGTGGCTAGGTCCTTAAAATCTTCTCGAGTCGGATTAGTAATGTCTATCCATATGTATGGAAGTTTTTCATCCTCTATCAGTATTTCTGTCATATCGGAGATAATTGTTTGTACAAGATAATGACGATGCTGTGATTATGCAAATAATCGGTCATTAAAAAAGGCTAGTCTTTTTGACTAACCTTTTGTTCGTAGGGTATTATCTTTTACTTACTTCTTTGTCGCTTTGTACTCCTTGTTTAAGGCCTCAACAACTTCATTAGTAATTTCTAATTTAGCGTCTGCAAAAAGAACTGTAGGATTTGACTTAGAATAGGTCAATACCAATTTGTAACCTTTTTCAGAAGCGTGCTTCTTTAAGTATTCGGTAATGCTGTTGTATACATTGTTGAATTCGGTCGCTTCATCCTGTTGTATAGATGCCGAAGCATTCTGGTCCAAGCGACCTAGCTCATCTTGTTTACGGGCGAGTTTCTCTTCCGTTGCTTGACGCTCAGAAGCACTTAACGTGGCAGCTTTTTGTTGATAATCGGCAACTTCACGTTGAAAAGCCTGACTTTTCGATTGTAAATCCGTTTGTGCTTTTTTCACTTTGGCTTCCATCTTGACTTTGATATCCTTGAAGTACTCGTACTTTTCAGATAATGTATCCGCATTTATGTACACGATTTTTTCGGACGAGGAAGATGAGCTTTCCTTCGAAGCCGAAGAGTCTGTAGACCCTGTTGGTTTTGAAGCATTCTGATTACAAGAGATGGCAGCCGTTGCGATAATAACACCTAGTGTTGCTTTCGAAATAGTTGTTAAAAATTTATTCATTTGTTTTGTCGTTGTCATATTTGAAGTAACAAACCTACTATAAAAAAATCAAAATCTTATTTTTAGATGATAATTCTCTTGAAAATATGTGTCAAATATCTTGTTGTTAGGGGTTTAGGTCGTGTTCGAAGGGGGGATTAATCACTTGTAAATGTGGTTAAAATTTCGTATTTTTGAATATAGAACTAAATCATAGAATAATCTTACATGAGCGAAGAAAACAAGAATTTATCCACATACTCAGCCGACAATATTCAGGTATTAGAAGGTTTAGAAGCCGTGCGGAAACGCCCTTCCATGTATATTGGTGATACGGGTGTCAAGGGGTTACACCATTTGGTTTATGAAGTCGTTGATAACTCTATCGATGAGGCGGTTGCCGGATATTGTGACGATATATTGGTGACTATCCACGAAGGTAACTCCATCTCTGTTCGGGATAATGGTCGTGGTATCCCAACAGGAATAAATAAAAAAGAAAACAAATCTGCATTGGAGCTTGTCATGACAGTGCTGCATGCAGGTGGTAAGTTTGATAAAGATACATATAAGGTTTCTGGAGGATTACATGGTGTCGGGGTATCTTGTGTGAATGCACTTTCTACGCTTCTGGTGGCGGAGGTAAGACGTGAGGGAAAAATATTCAAGCAGGAATACGAAAAAGGAAAACCAATGTATGACGTTAAAGAGATTGGAGAAAGTGACGAAACTGGTACTACAGTTACGTTTCATCCAGATCCCGAAATCTTTACCCTTACAACGGTCTATAATTACGATACATTGGCTAACAGACTTCGTGAATTAGCCTTTTTGAATAAAGGTATTCGTTTGGCAATTGTCGACGAAAGAGAGACATTGGATGATGGCTCTTTGAAAGGCGACGTATTCTTTTCTGAAGGAGGTTTACAGGAGTTTGTTGAATTCTTGGACGGTAATAGACAGTCATTAATTCCGTCCCCAATTTATGTTGAAGGAATCAAACAGGGAATCCCTGTTGAACTGGCTTTGCAATATAACGATACCTATTCCGAGAACGTACACTCTTACGTGAATAATATTAACACAATTGAAGGTGGGTCTCATGTTGCAGGATTTAGAAGGGGGCTGACTCGCACATTGAAAAAATATGCGGAAGATTCAGGCTTGTTGAAGAATCTAAAAGTGGAGATCGCAGGCGACGACTTTAGGGAGGGATTGACAGCAGTTATCTCGGTCAAAGTTGCGGAACCTCAATTTGAAGGACAAACAAAGACCAAACTTGGAAATAACGAGGTCATGGGAGCTGTGGACGTAGCTGTGGGGGAAATTTTAAGTGTCTATTTGGAAGAAAATCCACGAGAAGCCAAGATAATTGTTCAAAAGGTTGTCATCGCTGCTCAAGCACGTGCTGCTGCACGTAAGGCGCGTGAGATGGTACAACGTAAGACTGTCATGGGTGGGTCTGGACTTCCAGGTAAACTGGCCGACTGTTCCGATAATGACCCTAAAAAATGTGAGATATTTTTTGTCGAGGGAGATTCGGCGGGTGGTACTGCTAAGCAAGGTCGCGATCGTAAGTTTCAAGCTATTATGCCATTGAGAGGTAAGATTCTGAATGTGGAGAAAGCTATGGAGCACAAAATCTATGAGAATGAGGAAATCAAGAACATGTTTACAGCACTGGGGGTTAGTGTGGGTACTGTTGAGGATGCAAAAGCCTTAAATCTTGAGAAATTGCGTTATCATAAGATTGTGATCATGACGGATGCCGATGTGGATGGTAGCCACATTGCTACTTTAATCTTGACCTTCTATTTCAGGTATATGAAGGAACTGATTGAAAATGGATACATTTATATCGCTACACCGCCACTATATCTTGTCAAAAAGGGTAAGGAGTCTGAGTATTGTTGGACAGAAGACCAACGCTTGAATGCTATTCAACGATTAAAGGGAGCTGGTAAGGAAGATAGTGTACATGTACAGCGCTATAAAGGTCTCGGAGAGATGAATGCAGAGCAACTCTGGGAGACAACCATGAATCCCGAACATCGGACATTACGTCAAGTTACAATAGAAAATGCTGCGGAATGCGATCGTATATTCTCTATGTTGATGGGAGATGAAGTAGCCCCTCGTCGTGAATTTATTGAGAAAAATGCTCGATATGCAAAGATTGACATCTAATCGCTAGCCGATTAACTATACTAAAAGCCTGTTGAGTATTCAGCAGGCTTTTTTATTTTAAAAATATTTTTTAACTTCATGTTATATTAGACCAATTTCTAAATCATGAGAGTTAAGGAGTTAATGTTTTTGATGTTAATTTCTCTTGAAGTATTTGGGCAAGATTTTAGTGCAGCACCCTTTCTAGGGATGGGGAATACTGGCGTAGGGCAAGGAGGAATTTACAGTTTGACTGCCAATCCAGCTGGATTGGTCATGTTGGAAGGAGTAACGGCTGCAATTGCCTATCAACAACATGTTCTAAAATCCGATATTCAGACACAAGCAGCTTATCTGGGAATACCATTGGCGAGAAAGGGAGCTATTGGTTTGGCCATACACAATTATGGAATACCATCGGTAACTTCATTCCTTCGGAGCAATCTTTCATATGCTCGGTCCTTTGGAACTGTTTTTCAAGCCTCAATATCTGCCAATTATCATCGAAAACATGTCCAAACATATGGTGGAGGGCAGACGTTGTCTGCGGATCTCGGACTACAGTATTCAGTCCAGAATAGCCTTAAGGTAGGTGCGCTCTTCCGTAATGTTAGCGGAGCTAAGTTTGATAATAGCGTCAGCGAACGTATAGGCAGAGAGTTGGTGTTGGGAATGGAATATTTTGTTTCCCAATTTTTAAATGTCAATGTTGATTTGGCTCATGATTTAGAACATCATTTTTTTATAAGAAGTGGATTGGCCTACGCTATATCTCCCTTTTTTCTAATCAGGATGGGCGTGTCTTCAAATCCCCTCCAATACTACGGTGGAGTGGGATTTGTTTTGAATAATATTACAATTGACTTATCGTCTTCCTTTCATCCTAGATTGGGCACGTCCCCCCAAATAGCGTTGGCCTATGTATTGTAGATTTCGAATCATTGGATTGTTTTACATGTGCATTCTTTCGCTATCCGTTCATGCGCAGGAGCTAAGTGAGGAAGCGGAGGAATTAATTGTAGAACAGTTATTGGAGATTGCGGATGATGACATCGATGTCTCCGAACTTACAGAACGATTACGACGCCTCGTAAATCATCCACTTGATTTGAATAGCGTAAGCGAACAGGATTTAGCGGCTCTTTTTTTTCTTAGCCCAATACAGATTGCTAATATTATTGCACATCGAAAGGCTTCGGGAAGGATACTATCTCCGCTGGAACTCCAAGGGGTCGAAGGGTTTGACAGCCAAAGCTTACAACGACTTTTGCCCTTTGTGACGGTAAGTGCTCCTTCACACTTGGAGGATATGAGTTGGCGAAGATTGTGGAATGAAGCACAACAAGAAGTCATGCTGCGGTATGGAAGGGGACTCGAGCTACCAAAGGGATATCAAATTGAGGATACTACGATGTCCCGGTATTTAGGGGATCCTAATCGCCTAGCGCTACGGTACCGTATGGATTATAAAAATACAATTCGATTGGCTGTAAATATGGATAAGGATGCCGGCGAACCCTTTTTGAAAGAAAAGCAGAAATACGGATTTGATTATTA encodes:
- a CDS encoding DNA-binding protein, with the protein product MRVKELMFLMLISLEVFGQDFSAAPFLGMGNTGVGQGGIYSLTANPAGLVMLEGVTAAIAYQQHVLKSDIQTQAAYLGIPLARKGAIGLAIHNYGIPSVTSFLRSNLSYARSFGTVFQASISANYHRKHVQTYGGGQTLSADLGLQYSVQNSLKVGALFRNVSGAKFDNSVSERIGRELVLGMEYFVSQFLNVNVDLAHDLEHHFFIRSGLAYAISPFFLIRMGVSSNPLQYYGGVGFVLNNITIDLSSSFHPRLGTSPQIALAYVL
- the yidD gene encoding membrane protein insertion efficiency factor YidD, translating into MKVIRYIWQKIIRPILGFLFLTLIRAYQLLLSPMLGGSCRYSPTCSQYGVEAIRKHGPFKGGWLTIKRILRCNPWGGHGHDPVP
- a CDS encoding OmpH family outer membrane protein, whose product is MNKFLTTISKATLGVIIATAAISCNQNASKPTGSTDSSASKESSSSSSEKIVYINADTLSEKYEYFKDIKVKMEAKVKKAQTDLQSKSQAFQREVADYQQKAATLSASERQATEEKLARKQDELGRLDQNASASIQQDEATEFNNVYNSITEYLKKHASEKGYKLVLTYSKSNPTVLFADAKLEITNEVVEALNKEYKATKK
- a CDS encoding magnesium transporter CorA family protein, which gives rise to MTEILIEDEKLPYIWIDITNPTREDFKDLATQYNLHEASIKDCLEVGHLPKIEEFETYHFLIIRSIPQKFEETSDTLTEITDRVSIFFNEKFIITVHRNEIQYLNNIKRADRTNKKFSNTKSLINFITSESLKTFENLVITELNERLDEYEEIVFLHSKRKPFLKRLYYLKRQIDVIRNILALCKDIVDYFHMPEYKNIYTQDLRDLYVRTSTLYRNLSENTSQLLSVYFNIESNHTNEIMRTLTIISVFFMPLTFIAGVYGMNFKNMPELEWYYGYPLSLLIMVFVAVLIYYWFKRKRWM
- the tsaB gene encoding tRNA (adenosine(37)-N6)-threonylcarbamoyltransferase complex dimerization subunit type 1 TsaB, which encodes MNNNFILQIETATPVCSVAISKGGQIIATVEALADNIHASHLTVFVEQVLEKVSITLHDLSAVAVSMGPGSYTGLRIGVSVAKGLCYALDIPLIAVNTLYAMYDGFKERFSSEDGVHIFCPMIDARRMEVYSCMVDQVGGDLEPIGANIIDEHSFDAWIKAGKQVHLFGSGAAKFDALYKEVENLTVHDNFLNSAAFLTSRATIKLSRKEFEDVAYFEPYYLKDFVATTPKKK
- the gyrB gene encoding DNA topoisomerase (ATP-hydrolyzing) subunit B — translated: MSEENKNLSTYSADNIQVLEGLEAVRKRPSMYIGDTGVKGLHHLVYEVVDNSIDEAVAGYCDDILVTIHEGNSISVRDNGRGIPTGINKKENKSALELVMTVLHAGGKFDKDTYKVSGGLHGVGVSCVNALSTLLVAEVRREGKIFKQEYEKGKPMYDVKEIGESDETGTTVTFHPDPEIFTLTTVYNYDTLANRLRELAFLNKGIRLAIVDERETLDDGSLKGDVFFSEGGLQEFVEFLDGNRQSLIPSPIYVEGIKQGIPVELALQYNDTYSENVHSYVNNINTIEGGSHVAGFRRGLTRTLKKYAEDSGLLKNLKVEIAGDDFREGLTAVISVKVAEPQFEGQTKTKLGNNEVMGAVDVAVGEILSVYLEENPREAKIIVQKVVIAAQARAAARKAREMVQRKTVMGGSGLPGKLADCSDNDPKKCEIFFVEGDSAGGTAKQGRDRKFQAIMPLRGKILNVEKAMEHKIYENEEIKNMFTALGVSVGTVEDAKALNLEKLRYHKIVIMTDADVDGSHIATLILTFYFRYMKELIENGYIYIATPPLYLVKKGKESEYCWTEDQRLNAIQRLKGAGKEDSVHVQRYKGLGEMNAEQLWETTMNPEHRTLRQVTIENAAECDRIFSMLMGDEVAPRREFIEKNARYAKIDI